A stretch of the Streptomyces sp. WMMB303 genome encodes the following:
- a CDS encoding TetR/AcrR family transcriptional regulator, producing MSVQERKERERAERERLIVATARELAEDQGWDAVTTRRLAERIEYSQPVLYSHFRGKREIIGAVALQGSTEMAAAVRAATAVADGPRARVYALARAYLDFAERNPAVYDAIFQLDGGLAYAREDTPEPLKDAFAALLECLGEVAGDGVAPGLFTEVFWASLHGVATLTRSGRLPPEDTESRVALLVDRLPVD from the coding sequence ATGTCGGTACAGGAACGCAAGGAACGGGAGCGGGCGGAGCGCGAGCGCCTCATCGTGGCGACGGCCCGCGAACTCGCCGAGGACCAGGGCTGGGACGCGGTCACCACCCGCCGGCTCGCCGAGCGCATCGAGTACAGCCAGCCAGTCCTCTACAGCCACTTCCGCGGCAAGCGGGAAATCATCGGCGCCGTCGCCCTCCAGGGCTCCACCGAGATGGCCGCGGCGGTGCGAGCTGCGACCGCCGTCGCGGACGGCCCGCGCGCCCGGGTGTACGCGCTGGCCCGCGCCTATCTCGACTTCGCCGAACGCAACCCGGCGGTCTACGACGCCATCTTCCAGCTCGACGGCGGCCTCGCGTACGCGCGGGAGGACACCCCGGAACCCCTCAAGGACGCCTTCGCCGCGCTGCTGGAGTGCCTCGGCGAGGTCGCCGGAGACGGCGTCGCGCCGGGTCTGTTCACCGAGGTGTTCTGGGCGTCCCTGCACGGGGTGGCGACCCTGACGCGGTCCGGGCGGCTGCCTCCGGAGGACACCGAGTCGAGAGTGGCGCTGCTGGTGGACCGGCTCCCCGTGGACTGA
- a CDS encoding DUF1772 domain-containing protein — translation MVNALEVVTTVIVGLMVGVEFSVAFIMNRILNALPEDSSQLGHAHGGRLLGAVMPVWYIGSLVLVAVWAAAGWHHHGTGLVVTAGALLALSVAMSILLLVPINNRNKTWTPDNRPADWKQQLNRWGRWHYVRLADIIAAFALLVTALT, via the coding sequence ATGGTCAACGCACTCGAGGTCGTCACCACCGTGATCGTCGGACTGATGGTGGGGGTGGAGTTCTCCGTCGCTTTCATCATGAACCGGATCCTCAACGCCCTCCCGGAGGACAGCAGCCAACTCGGCCACGCCCACGGGGGCCGACTGCTCGGCGCCGTGATGCCCGTCTGGTACATCGGCTCGCTCGTCCTCGTCGCCGTCTGGGCGGCCGCCGGGTGGCACCACCACGGCACCGGCCTCGTCGTCACCGCCGGCGCGCTACTGGCCCTGAGCGTGGCCATGTCGATCCTGCTGCTCGTTCCGATCAACAACCGGAACAAGACCTGGACGCCCGACAACCGGCCCGCCGACTGGAAGCAGCAGCTGAACCGCTGGGGGCGCTGGCACTACGTTCGCCTCGCCGACATCATCGCCGCCTTCGCCCTGCTGGTCACCGCCCTCACCTGA
- a CDS encoding MerR family transcriptional regulator, with amino-acid sequence MREHLTVGRVAELAGVSVRTLHHYDRIGLVPPSARTAAGYRAYSPSDIERLREVLGYRRLGFGLREIADLVDDPATDAVAHLRRLRGLLQEQRDRVAGMLTAIDEELEARAMGIRTTPENQLRVFGAQLYESIGSAYPATRRTEQRIAARIWDALGDARTVLNVGAGTGSYEPPDRDVIAVEPSAVMRAQRPADAAPCVAAGAERLPFADQSFDAAMAVSTVHHWPDPVAGLGEMRRVARRVVVFTYDASSTGWLQRFWLTRDYLPEFAGLLADWPSLADMTRAIGGRAEPVLIPWDCADGFFEAHWRRPEAYLDEQVRRAVSVWTRVGPRAEQRAVDSLRDDLSSGRWTERNRDLISLDAAELGLRLLVA; translated from the coding sequence ATGCGGGAACACCTCACTGTGGGCCGCGTGGCCGAACTGGCCGGCGTGAGCGTCCGCACGCTGCATCACTACGACCGGATCGGCCTCGTGCCACCGTCCGCACGGACCGCAGCCGGGTACCGGGCCTACTCGCCGAGCGACATCGAGCGGCTGCGGGAGGTGCTCGGCTACCGGCGGCTGGGCTTCGGCCTGCGCGAGATCGCGGATCTGGTGGATGACCCTGCCACCGACGCCGTCGCACACCTGCGCAGGCTGCGCGGCCTGCTCCAGGAACAGCGCGACCGCGTGGCGGGCATGTTGACGGCCATCGACGAGGAACTGGAGGCACGAGCGATGGGGATCCGGACGACTCCGGAAAATCAACTGAGAGTTTTCGGCGCACAATTGTACGAGTCCATCGGGTCCGCCTACCCGGCGACCCGGCGCACCGAGCAGCGGATCGCCGCAAGGATCTGGGACGCGCTCGGGGACGCCCGTACGGTACTGAACGTCGGTGCCGGCACCGGCTCCTACGAACCTCCCGACCGCGACGTCATCGCGGTGGAACCGTCGGCGGTGATGCGAGCGCAGCGCCCCGCGGACGCGGCGCCGTGCGTGGCCGCCGGCGCGGAACGCCTGCCGTTCGCCGACCAGTCCTTCGACGCCGCAATGGCCGTCAGCACCGTTCACCACTGGCCGGACCCGGTCGCCGGGCTGGGCGAGATGCGGCGAGTGGCCCGACGTGTCGTGGTGTTCACATACGACGCCAGCTCGACCGGCTGGCTTCAGCGGTTCTGGCTCACCCGCGACTACCTGCCCGAGTTCGCCGGCCTTCTCGCCGACTGGCCCTCACTGGCCGACATGACCCGCGCGATCGGGGGCCGCGCCGAACCGGTGCTCATCCCGTGGGACTGCGCTGACGGCTTCTTCGAGGCCCACTGGCGCCGCCCCGAGGCGTATCTGGACGAACAGGTGCGCCGCGCGGTATCGGTATGGACCCGAGTCGGACCGCGGGCGGAGCAGCGGGCCGTGGACAGCCTCCGCGACGACCTCTCCTCGGGCCGCTGGACCGAACGCAACCGGGACCTCATCTCCCTCGACGCGGCAGAGCTGGGCCTGCGCCTGCTCGTGGCCTGA